One window of Chionomys nivalis chromosome 10, mChiNiv1.1, whole genome shotgun sequence genomic DNA carries:
- the LOC130882979 gene encoding 60S ribosomal protein L27a-like: MPSRLRKTRKLRGHVSHGHGRIGKHRKHPGGRGNAGGMHHHRINFDKYHPGYFGKVGMRHYHLKRNQSFCPTVNLDKLWTLVSERTRVNAAKNKTGVAPIIDVVQSGYYKVLGKGKLPKQPVIVKAKFFSRRAEEKIKGVGGACVLVA; this comes from the coding sequence ATGCCATCCAGACTGAGGAAGACCCGGAAACTCCGGGGCCACGTGAGCCACGGCCATGGCCGCATCGGTAAACACCGCAAGCATCCAGGAGGACGCGGGAACGCTggaggcatgcatcatcacaggATCAACTTCGACAAATATCATCCAGGTTACTTCGGGAAAGTTGGGATGAGGCATTACCACTTAAAGAGGAACCAGAGCTTCTGCCCGACTGTCAATCTGGATAAACTGTGGACGCTGGTCAGTGAGCGGACTCGGGTCAACGCTGCCAAGAACAAGACTGGAGTTGCTCCCATCATTGATGTCGTGCAATCGGGCTACTACAAAgttctggggaagggaaagctccCTAAGCAGCCTGTCATTGTGAAAGCCAAATTTTTCAGcagaagagctgaagagaagaTAAAGGGTGTTGGAGGTGCCTGTGTTCTGGTGGCTTGA